The Rattus norvegicus strain BN/NHsdMcwi chromosome 2, GRCr8, whole genome shotgun sequence nucleotide sequence acatttttATATGGGTGCTTGGAATTCAAACTCATGTCCCTATTTTGTAGAATAAGTGCTCTTACCCATTGGGCTATCTTCCCCATTCCTAAGGATGGCTCTTGAGATAGATTTTGATAAGCATATTTACAACAAATGAAAACAGACAATTCCTAATTGAGTCTACCATAACCATTAGTATTTAATAGGAATTCTGAACTATAATAAAGGATTGACTTAAATTGTGGGTCTTTAAGAATTgttgcatttctctctctctctctctatgtatatgtgtatgtattgtatgcatgtacatatgtatgtatgtatgtatgcatgtatgtgtgtatttgatgCTGAGAAGTACAATGTACTTGTGAAGTGGAAGTACATAGGTAGTTATGTTCTCAGTGTACATAGTCGGCCCCTGAAGCATTGTCTTTACTTTTAAAACTCATTCAAACTACGCTCCCTACTCTGTAATCTCTGTGGTGTATTGGAAGGCAGAGATGTATTAGAATATCACAGTGAAGGGTAAGGAATTTGAAGCATTCTCTTCACAAGATACTTAGTTTGATAGCACAAGACTTTGTATTGTTAATAGGTTTTCCTGTTTTCACAATTTTATTTCAGTAGCATGATTAGTGTTGTCTGGAAATGTTAGTCACTTCCTGTCATTTTTCTTGGGGTAAATGTGTTAATGTGGTTAGGGAAGAAGGGGTAGGGGGTGTTTGAAGGCGCTGGCTAGAATCCAGCATCAAAACagggagtttttgtttttgttttcctttacagTGGGATCATGCCAATACTTCAGACCATAAATAGAGCGACCCCTTTCTCTACGTTACACGCATTGTTTTAATAACGAACATTTCTTAAAATTCAAAGGAAACGTTTGTCCAGCAAACAAAGCCAATTCTCCAAAATGAAAGGAATTTAGTATCTGCAGCTCCCCGTTGTGGGGGAACATTACTCTAGATTCTGAGGCAGACACATGAGGGAACATTTCCCAAGAGCATAGAAATCCTTCAGATTTCCTGATTAAACTTATGATGGGCTCACCTAACTTAAGGATTTAAAAGAATGGAAGAATATTCTTATCATGGTGTTATTAGCAAAACAAGGTTGGGCTTATGAGGAAGAAGTATTTTGGATTGTACAGGTCCTGACACACTGCTACAAACCTACCAGGCTCTACTTGCTTGGATGACTGGTACTTAATAGCTATTGCTTTTTAATGGTTATTCTTCAATTAGTAACATTTAAAATTACTTTCGATTGCTAACGTTTAGAACCTGTGCATTTGAGTAATTTGACTTAGATTTTAGCTAAGATAAACCcagatattttaattgtttttgtcaGATCCTTATTCATTTTTTCTATAAATGAGAACAGTTCTCTATATCTGAGCGATAAGAAGGAATTTGAAATCGAGGAGCTGTCAGCTTGTAGAAAAAGTGTTACAGTTACTTTTCATTCAATGTTAAAATAGCTCTAGATACAAAGCCATAAAAAGTCACAGAGATTGTGAAATGCAGctatatagaaaagagaaaaaaaaactacaccaAGTTGGAGAAGACCATGAAAAATTGAGTCGTAGATGATGCaagataaaatttttaaagtgtaGAAAATTAAAGAACCAAGGTTAATAAACCTATAAAAGTGTAGAGAAAGGATATATAGCAGAGtaataaaaggcaaaaaaaaatagCATGTGTCTTCTATTTCCTTGTAAAATTAAGGCTACTTGTTAACTTATGTGTAAAATGTAAGTCACAGAGAGGCACAAGACAGTAGTTGTCATTGGATTCTGCTGCGAAAAGTCTGTCTCTGATGATCAGCACATTCATTAGCGACCCCAATTTTTTCACATATGGTATTGCTCCCTCCCAGAAGACACATTTCCAGTAGCTAAAGGCAGCCAAATGCAATATTAAAACCAAGCAAGACGGAGTTTCCACTTTTGTTATCGTTTGGTGTGACTTACTTTGCTGGGCTGATAGTAATTCGGATCAGCGTTAATAAAAGCTGTCCAGTGCGTATTAGTTTCTGAGGTGGTCACAGGCGCTGCAAGTCAGAGCATTCATTAACAGAGAAGACTGTCACATGAGTAAGCAGCAGTGGCATGCCTTGTCATTTTTATTACCTGTTAAAGAAGGATCCTCAGTCCCATCTCCAGCTCCTGGAACACCCAGGGGAGAGTGCCGGGCAGGGCTGCCTAAGCGCTCTTCTTGCTCTTTCAGAGATATGGAATTTTTGTGGGGAGATTTATGGTTTGTGTTTTCATGAGGGCTAACTTCCGATCTCTTCCTAGGAAGTGGGGTTGGTTTAGCTGGCTGGTAAACCTGACTACAGGGAGCTACGGGATGGTAGGATGGCTTCTCAGCCTGTCCTTCATCATCCTCCGCCTCGTCATCAATCACGACCAGCTCGGCATGGATGACCCCGTCGTAGCCTGTCAGaagcttcttttcttcctcattctcATCTGCCTGCTGGTACCCCATGAAAATCATCGTTACAGGTTCTGTGTCATCcacatcaggaggcagagaatgaACGATGTTATATCTGACGTCTGCCTCCTCCTGGCAAATGGGTGAAGAACACTGGGGTCCTGATTTCCCAGGGCTGGCTCTGCTGGGGCTCAGTTCCGTCCTCGGAGAAACTTCATATTCGTTCTGCCTGATGCTAGATTCTTCCCAAGGACTTGGCATCCTCTTTTGCTGGGTGTGGACCATCTCTTCCACTTGCTGAACCTTTGATCGGGGCTGAGGTGTTGGCCGAGTGGGGCTGGTATGAGCCAGACCGTTGCTTCTCCTCTCGGAAAGCCCGTCGGTCATACCGTGCACAGATTCGCTTTCATGGTGGTCCAGTCCGTTAGCTTTCATCATTACCATCCTTTCTTGAGAATTTGGTCCAGGGCTTAttactctttctctctgtggGGTCATAGGCCTGCAAAACGGATTGGCATACACGGGCTCATGGTACTCTGTGGGTGATTTAGAGTTCCTCTCGGAGGCTTGTCTCAGGAGATCTTCCACTTCGACTGGTGCGAGGCCATCAGTGCCATTGTAGGCTGTGTTCTGATTGGAGCTGACTGCGTAGACTGATTTCTGCCGGTCCTCATACACCTTTATTCCTGTGCTTTTAAAGTCATCGGATGGGAGAGGTATTGAAGACAGAACCACGCTCTCTCCAGTCTTCAAATCTTTTTCAACTTTAATTTCCATGGCATACAAAGCTGTTAAAAGACAAATTTAACACACGGTTTAGCCTCCCCCTTTCTCTTATAAAAGAATTTGTTTACTCTTACACCCTTTGACAGTCTTTTATATGATATTTAAAAACTTCTAACCCActgctggtggcacacacctttgatcccagcactcaggaggcagaggcaggtgaatccctgtgagttcaaggccagtctggtctacagagcaagttctaggatagccggggctacacagagaaaccctgtctcaaaaaattaaaacaaaccccatatgtagcagaggatggccttgttggacatcagtgggaggagaggcccttggtcctgtgaaggctcgatgccccagtgtaggagaaggccagggtggggaggtaggggtgggtgggggagcaccctcagagaagcagggggatgggggatgggatagggggtttcaggaggggagactgggagggtgataacatttgaaaaatatccaataaaaaaaaaaagaaaaacaaaccaaagcaacAAAACCCCCAACCATCCCCCAATCCTCCTGatttgggtgctggagagatgactctacAAGAAAGGCCTGAGCTACATTACCGGCACCCATGTGAAGAGGTCCACAACCTCTATAACTCCACATCCAGGGGATCTGAATCCTTCTGGCCCCTGGAGAGCACCTGAATGAATGtggtactcacacacacacacacacacacacacacacacacacacacaccccacacccacacacatacccacacccacacacacaccccaccccccccacagccccccccccaccacacacacacacacctatccacccacacacacacacccacacacacacacacacacacacacaccacacaccacacatacacacacagcacacacccacacctacacacacacacacacacacacacacacacacacacacgctccatctttaattttttttctggttttatcaaCCAATTCTGAGACAACCGACTCTGTATAACATGGTACCTTAGGGAGTGCAGCATCTTGGAAAAATAGTTTGAAGGAGTCAGTAGGAGAAATGATCCATGGAGTTGGTATTTTCACAGGGAACCAAAAGATACCTCTCTCCATTCAAGAGAAGTGACCAGCCAGACTTACACCCTTTCGTTTATTTATTAAGGAGAAcctctcccctctttttttttttcttcttttttctttttttcggagctggggaccgaacccagggccttgcgcttgctaggcaagtgctctaccactgagttaaatccccaaccccttctccccTCTTTACTTAGGAAGAACCCCCAGTGTAGGCTGCAGCAGGTAACGTGTGTAATTTGTTTAGCTACACGCTGTTGGAAGCTCAGGTGTCCTCTGACACTGCAAAGTACTCTAAGGTCTTCTCCGTGTGGAGGAAGCTAAGACGTGGCTGGcactagttgtgcagaatcccagctctttttaaaaattaaagaaaaaaaacccctttattttatatgtatggctattttgcctgcatgtatatctatctGTGCACCATTTATATGACAGGTCCCCAAGGAAGCTAGAGAAGgacctcagatcccctggaacttgggccacagatatttgtgagctgccacgtggctgctgggaattgaacccgggtcatctgcaagagcagcaggtgctcttaattgctgaccCCTCCCTCCAGCCACCTCCTTTTTATCGTCCTAATTTAATACCACTTTTAAGTAGATGGATGACTTAACATAGAGCAACATGAACTGTACCGGAGGTGACTGGCGAAGGCGGGGGCAGGGGATGGAGGGGATGGGAGGTGCAGAGGGTTGAAGTCTGTCTCATGGCCCAGGCAGGAGCTCCATGGCTGGAATTTTAACAGGCGAGGGAACAGCATTCTTTGTAGAGTTGGAATGCGTCAGAGCTTGCATTTGGTTTATTTTCCT carries:
- the Palmd gene encoding palmdelphin; the encoded protein is MEEAELVKGRLQAITDKRKIQEEISQKRLKIEEEKLKHQHLKKKALREKWLLDGIGSGKEHDEMKKQNQQDQHQTQVLEQSILRLEKEIQDLEKAELQISANEEVILKKLKSIERTTEDIIRSVKVEKEEIPEESIEDIYANIPDLPSSYIPSRLRKERNEESDDEQNRKALYAMEIKVEKDLKTGESVVLSSIPLPSDDFKSTGIKVYEDRQKSVYAVSSNQNTAYNGTDGLAPVEVEDLLRQASERNSKSPTEYHEPVYANPFCRPMTPQRERVISPGPNSQERMVMMKANGLDHHESESVHGMTDGLSERRSNGLAHTSPTRPTPQPRSKVQQVEEMVHTQQKRMPSPWEESSIRQNEYEVSPRTELSPSRASPGKSGPQCSSPICQEEADVRYNIVHSLPPDVDDTEPVTMIFMGYQQADENEEEKKLLTGYDGVIHAELVVIDDEAEDDEGQAEKPSYHPVAPCSQVYQPAKPTPLPRKRSEVSPHENTNHKSPHKNSISLKEQEERLGSPARHSPLGVPGAGDGTEDPSLTALRIRMAKLGKKVI